A region of Polynucleobacter sp. JS-Mosq-20-D10 DNA encodes the following proteins:
- the murI gene encoding glutamate racemase, with protein sequence MALIGVFDSGVGGLSILDEALRQLPEHDYIYLADSINAPYGEKSSEWIALRSMELCQYLAAQGCDAIMVACNTATAEAIAAIRNELSHIPIIGVEPGIKPAAMQSSNGIVGVLATEATLKSGKFSALLATLPDCQFVKQAGAGLVPLIEAGQADGEQTLELLAEHLEPIQEAGADTLVLGCTHYPFLRKAIRKLLGDSINLVDTSEAVVRQLKRKLEAQGKRLDNDEHGSVTFISSKDAQTLHQMAFELMQSDLDEHSIKSQLVSSFT encoded by the coding sequence TTGGCACTCATCGGAGTTTTTGATTCTGGAGTTGGTGGCTTATCAATTTTGGATGAGGCTTTGCGCCAACTTCCTGAGCATGACTATATTTACCTAGCTGATTCCATCAATGCTCCTTATGGAGAGAAGTCTAGTGAGTGGATAGCTTTGCGCAGCATGGAGCTATGCCAATACTTAGCAGCGCAAGGTTGTGATGCCATTATGGTTGCCTGTAACACTGCAACCGCCGAGGCGATTGCGGCTATTCGTAATGAGCTCAGTCATATTCCAATCATCGGCGTAGAGCCTGGTATCAAACCTGCAGCAATGCAGTCCAGTAATGGCATTGTTGGTGTACTTGCAACCGAGGCTACGCTCAAGAGCGGTAAATTTAGCGCTTTACTAGCCACCCTACCCGATTGTCAGTTTGTTAAACAAGCGGGTGCCGGCCTAGTTCCCCTAATTGAAGCGGGCCAAGCTGATGGTGAGCAAACTCTAGAGCTACTTGCCGAACACTTAGAACCCATTCAGGAAGCTGGAGCAGATACGCTTGTTCTAGGGTGCACACACTATCCTTTCTTGCGAAAAGCCATACGTAAACTATTGGGAGACTCAATTAATCTAGTTGATACCAGTGAAGCAGTAGTGCGCCAACTCAAACGAAAATTAGAGGCTCAGGGCAAGCGCTTAGATAATGATGAACATGGCTCTGTTACATTCATCAGCAGTAAGGATGCGCAGACCTTGCATCAAATGGCGTTCGAGCTCATGCAATCAGACCTAGATGAACACAGCATTAAATCTCAGCTAGTGAGCTCATTCACATGA
- a CDS encoding MotA/TolQ/ExbB proton channel family protein → MNTPFGLANLWLEGDAVTRFVAIALLICSIVTWVILLSRFWVLRNLRKLQPEINQFWRATSYDQGLNAFTSHASNPYFQIAKAANGASTHHQSQSTNHRELLQTLNYSEWMARSLKNSIDGVAAQLQKGLTFLGSTGATAPFIGLFGTVWGIYHALIAISSSGSAQIDQVAGPIGEALIMTALGLAVAIPAVLGFNAINRANRLLVADLNRFGNDLLAYFVTGARVKSGE, encoded by the coding sequence ATGAATACACCATTTGGCTTGGCAAATTTATGGCTCGAGGGCGATGCAGTTACCCGCTTTGTGGCCATCGCACTTCTGATCTGCTCCATTGTGACCTGGGTAATTTTGCTCTCCCGTTTTTGGGTGTTGCGCAATTTACGCAAACTCCAACCTGAGATTAATCAGTTTTGGCGCGCCACTTCCTATGACCAGGGTCTGAATGCATTTACCAGCCATGCAAGTAATCCCTACTTTCAAATTGCTAAAGCGGCAAATGGTGCCTCTACCCATCACCAAAGCCAATCGACTAACCATCGTGAACTTTTGCAAACACTGAACTACTCCGAGTGGATGGCGAGAAGTCTAAAAAACAGTATTGATGGTGTTGCAGCCCAACTCCAAAAAGGACTTACCTTCCTTGGCTCGACCGGCGCAACCGCACCATTTATTGGTTTGTTTGGAACGGTTTGGGGCATCTATCATGCTTTGATCGCAATCAGCAGCTCAGGTAGCGCACAGATTGATCAGGTTGCTGGCCCCATTGGCGAAGCACTCATCATGACTGCTTTAGGCTTGGCTGTAGCGATTCCAGCAGTGTTAGGCTTTAATGCGATTAATCGTGCCAACAGATTATTGGTTGCTGATCTCAATCGCTTTGGCAATGATCTCCTCGCTTACTTTGTTACTGGTGCCCGCGTGAAGTCTGGAG
- a CDS encoding energy transducer TonB — MSTFLNRMNAYLPFDKTERIIIGIVIALHLLFLIGFQSSMKPDNDNNQDDARVMANLVSPEAAKQPQAAPAAPPPKPKQEQKKKTVDEKSTQAPTPPQTQQQAPTPPTPQQSKSESQAPNAAVAPATTPGSSGTPIQTDIGKLVVVYQPDADAYYPSFSKRSGEQGEVVVRLIIDESGSVEDVALLRSSSFPRLDRAATEIGRRYRFKPFLVNGSPQRISTNLLIKFNLKN, encoded by the coding sequence ATGAGTACCTTTCTAAATCGGATGAATGCGTATCTACCATTTGATAAGACCGAACGCATCATCATCGGCATTGTTATTGCCTTGCATTTATTATTTTTGATTGGCTTTCAGAGCAGCATGAAGCCTGACAACGATAACAATCAAGATGATGCGCGAGTGATGGCCAATCTGGTGAGTCCTGAGGCTGCCAAACAACCCCAGGCTGCCCCAGCTGCGCCTCCACCAAAACCCAAGCAAGAACAAAAGAAGAAAACTGTGGATGAAAAATCCACGCAGGCACCAACACCTCCACAAACTCAACAACAGGCTCCTACCCCGCCAACACCCCAGCAATCTAAAAGTGAATCACAGGCTCCCAATGCCGCAGTTGCACCCGCAACCACTCCTGGATCCAGTGGCACACCGATTCAGACTGACATTGGTAAACTAGTTGTCGTATATCAACCAGATGCAGATGCTTACTACCCTTCTTTCTCCAAAAGATCTGGGGAGCAAGGTGAAGTGGTGGTGAGACTGATTATTGATGAATCAGGTAGTGTTGAGGATGTTGCCCTATTACGTTCCAGCTCATTTCCAAGATTAGATAGAGCAGCAACCGAGATTGGTCGTCGTTATCGCTTTAAACCATTTTTAGTTAATGGTTCGCCACAAAGAATTTCTACCAACCTTTTAATTAAATTTAATTTAAAGAATTAA
- a CDS encoding fumarate hydratase, which yields MTNIKQNDLIQSVADAFQFISYYHPKDFISAMGRAYELEQGAAAKDAIAQILTNSRMCAEGHRPMCQDTGIAVVFLKIGMNVQWGDATMSVSEMVNEGVRRAYMNPDNPLRASVLTDPAGKRKNTGDNTPAVIHYEIVPGDDVEVICAAKGGGSENKAKMVMLNPSDSIVDWVVKTVPTMGAGWCPPGILGIGIGGTPEKAMLMAKESLMGPVDIQELIARGAKTRAEELRLEIYEKVNKLGIGAQGLGGLATVLDIKIMEYPTHAASLPVAMIPNCAATRHVHFHLHGDGPAILEKPSLSDWPDVTWTPDTKKSKRVNLDTLTAEEVADWKAGETLLLNGKILTGRDAAHKRIADMLAKGEALPVSFKNRVIYYVGPVDPVGGEAVGPAGPTTSTRMDKFTEMMLAQTGLISMIGKAERGPTAIEAIKKHQSAYLMAVGGAAYLVSKAIQTAKVVGFADLGMEAIYEFDVKDMPVTVAVSSAGISMHETGPKEWQAKIAGIPVMIA from the coding sequence ATGACAAATATCAAACAAAACGACCTAATCCAGAGTGTGGCAGATGCCTTCCAATTCATCTCTTACTATCACCCCAAAGACTTCATTTCCGCTATGGGCAGAGCTTACGAGCTTGAGCAAGGTGCCGCAGCGAAGGATGCGATTGCGCAGATTTTGACCAATAGCCGGATGTGTGCAGAAGGTCACCGTCCAATGTGTCAAGACACTGGTATTGCAGTCGTTTTTCTCAAGATTGGTATGAATGTTCAGTGGGGCGATGCCACCATGAGCGTCTCTGAAATGGTGAACGAAGGTGTTCGTCGCGCTTATATGAACCCGGATAACCCACTACGCGCATCCGTTTTGACTGATCCAGCAGGTAAGCGCAAAAACACAGGTGATAACACCCCGGCGGTTATTCATTATGAAATCGTCCCAGGCGATGATGTTGAAGTCATTTGCGCTGCCAAAGGTGGCGGCTCTGAGAACAAAGCTAAGATGGTCATGCTTAACCCCTCTGATTCGATCGTCGATTGGGTAGTCAAGACCGTCCCGACGATGGGAGCAGGCTGGTGCCCTCCCGGCATTTTAGGCATCGGTATTGGCGGAACGCCTGAGAAAGCCATGCTAATGGCAAAAGAGTCCTTGATGGGCCCAGTAGATATTCAAGAATTAATCGCACGCGGCGCGAAGACTCGTGCCGAAGAGCTGCGCTTAGAGATCTACGAGAAGGTGAATAAGCTCGGGATTGGGGCACAAGGCCTAGGTGGTTTGGCCACTGTGCTCGATATCAAAATTATGGAGTACCCAACGCATGCAGCTTCATTGCCAGTAGCGATGATTCCAAACTGTGCTGCAACCCGCCACGTACATTTCCACTTGCATGGCGATGGCCCAGCGATATTAGAAAAACCATCCTTATCTGATTGGCCAGATGTGACTTGGACTCCAGACACTAAAAAATCCAAGCGCGTGAACTTGGATACTTTGACTGCTGAAGAAGTGGCTGACTGGAAAGCAGGCGAAACACTGCTCCTCAACGGCAAAATTTTGACTGGTCGTGATGCGGCGCATAAGCGCATTGCAGACATGCTGGCTAAAGGCGAGGCATTACCGGTGAGCTTTAAAAACCGCGTGATCTATTACGTTGGTCCAGTAGACCCAGTGGGAGGCGAAGCAGTTGGTCCAGCAGGCCCAACAACCTCAACCCGCATGGATAAGTTCACTGAGATGATGCTGGCTCAAACTGGATTGATCTCCATGATTGGTAAGGCTGAACGTGGCCCCACTGCAATTGAAGCGATCAAAAAGCATCAGTCTGCTTACTTGATGGCCGTTGGTGGCGCCGCCTACTTAGTCTCTAAAGCCATTCAGACGGCGAAGGTCGTGGGTTTTGCTGACCTTGGCATGGAAGCAATTTATGAATTCGATGTCAAAGACATGCCAGTGACAGTAGCGGTCAGTTCTGCCGGCATCTCTATGCATGAGACCGGCCCCAAAGAGTGGCAAGCAAAGATTGCCGGCATTCCAGTCATGATTGCTTGA